A single Salmo salar chromosome ssa19, Ssal_v3.1, whole genome shotgun sequence DNA region contains:
- the LOC123728962 gene encoding SH3 domain-containing protein C23A1.17, giving the protein MCRLRCSQRGSWCCQRAGARVGPDQSISIAPRPDRFLGNQSTHFPLDLWGSTAIQALQAPTLALCLSGVPQLFRPSPTPALCLSEVPQLFRPSPTLALCLSGVPQLFRPSPTPALCLSGVPQLIRPSPTLALCLSGVPQLFRPSPTPALCLSWVPQLFRPSPTLALCLSGVPQLFRPSPTPALCLSGVPQLFRPSPTLALCLSGVPQLFRPSRPPPWLG; this is encoded by the exons ATGTGTAGattg aggtgtagccAGAGGGGTTCTTGGTGTTGCCAGAGGGCAGGGGCCAGGGTTGGGCCAGACCAGTCCATCTCCATAGCCCCACGGCCAGATAGATTCCTGGGAAACCAGTCAACCCACTTCCCCCTGGATCTCTGGGGCTCCACAGCTATTCAGGCCCTCCAGGCCCCCACcctggctctctgcctctctggggTTCCACAGCTATTCAGGCCCTCCCCCACCccggctctctgcctctctgaggTTCCACAGCTATtcaggccctcccccaccctggctctctgcctctctggggTTCCACAGCTATTCAGGCCCTCCCCCACCccggctctctgcctctctggggTTCCACAGCTAAtcaggccctcccccaccctggctctctgcctctctggggTTCCACAGCTATTCAGGCCCTCCCCCACCccggctctctgcctctcttgggTTCCACAGCTATtcaggccctcccccaccctggctctctgcctctctggggTTCCACAGCTATTCAGGCCCTCCCCCACCccggctctctgcctctctggggTTCCACAGCTATtcaggccctcccccaccctggctctctgcctctctggggTTCCACAGCTATTCAG GCCCTCCAGGCCCCCACCCTGGCTCGGCTAG